Part of the Nocardioides perillae genome is shown below.
TCGACCGCCTCGGCCTGCGGCGCACCGCCGAGCAGACCGTCTTCACCGCGACCCGCAACGGCTTCAAGGTGGCGGGTGCCGCCAGCCGCACCTTCGCCCGGAAGGGGGCGACCGGCCAGCCCGGCGTCCGCGTCCGCCCCGCCGATCCCGCCGGCACCTTCGACCTCACCCCGACCGAGGACGAGCAGATGCTCGTCGACGTCGTGACCGAGCTGGCCGACGAGGTGCTGCGCCCCGCCGCCTCGGAGGCCGACGCGGCCTGCGTCGCGCCCGACACCGTCCTGAAGGCCGGTCTCGAGGTGGGCCTGCCGCTCCTGGGCGTCCCCGAGGCGCTCGGCGGCATCTCCGAGGAGCGCTCGGCGATGGCCGGCGCCCTGGTCGCCGAGGCGCTCGCGCGTGGCGACATGGGCCTGGCCGTGGCGAGCCTCGCTCCCGGTTCCGTCGCCACGGCGCTCTCGCTGTGGGGCACCGAGCAGCAGCAGCAGACCTACCTGCCCGCCTTCACCGGCGACGAGGTCCCGGCCGCGGCGCTCGCGCTGAGCGAGCCGACGGTGCTCGCCGACGTGCTGGCACCGGCCACCACCGCGCGCCGCGAGGGCGGCGAGCTGGTGCTCGACGGCCTGAAGTCCGCCGTCGTGCGCGGCGCCGAGGCGGAGCTCTTCGTCGTCGGCGCGCTGCTCGACGGGGCGCCCGTGCTCGTGCTGGTGGAGTCCTCCGCCGCCGGGTTGAGCGTCGAGGCCGACCCCGCCATGGGCGTGCGCGCCGCCTCGCTCACGCGGCTGCGCCTCGACGGCGTCCGGGTGCCCGTCGACGCCGTCCTCGGCGCCACCGACGGCACGACGTACGCCGAGTGCGTGCGGCTCTCGCGCCTCGCCTGGTGCGCCCTGGCGGTCGGCACCGGTCAGGCCGTGCTCGACTACGTCACGCCCTACGTCAAGACCCGCGAGGCCTTCGGCGAGCCGGTCGCCCACCGCCAGTCGGTGGCCTTCATGGTGGCCAACATCGCGATCGAGCTGCAGGCGATGCGGCTGCTGACCTACCGCGCCGCCTCCCGCGCGGCGCAGGGCAAGGACTTCGCCCGCGAGGTGGCGCTGGCCCGCAAGGCCTGCACCGACCGCGGGATGCAGATCGGCCTCGACGGCGTCCAGCTGCTCGGGGGACACGGCTTCGTCAAGGAGCACCCGGTCGAGCGGTGGTACCGCGACCTGCGTGCGATCGGCGTCATGGAAGGTGCGGTGCTCGTCTGAACACCCCACGCTGTCGCTCGTTCCCCCCGCTCCGCTCCTCCCACTCCCGACACCGAGGGGACCCCGAAAGACCATGATCAACCTCGAGACTCCCAAGAAGCACCGGGCCCTGGTCGACCAGGCGCACCAGGTGGCGATGAACATGCTCCGGCCGATCTCCCGCAAGTACGACCGCGAGGAGCACGCCTACCCCAAGGAGCTCGACATGCTGGCGGCCATGGTCGACGGCCTGTCGGACTCCGGCGCCTCGGAGGGCGCCGGCGCCGCCGGCGTCAAGCGCGACGAGAAGGCCGCCGACACCGGCGTCAGGAACGGCGCCAACCTCGCCTCGGTGCTCTCCATCGCCGAGATGTGCTGGGGCGACACCGGCCTGCTGCTGTCGATGCCGCGTCAGGGCCTCGGCAACTCCGCGATCGCCTCGGTGGCCGACGAGGAGCAGCAGGAGCGGTTCAAGGGCACGTGGGCCGCGATGGCCATCACCGAGCCCGGCACCGGCTCCGACTCCGCCAACATCTCGACCACGGCGCGCCTCGACGGCGACCACTACGTCATCAACGGCGAGAAGATCTACGTCACCTCCGGCGACCGGGCCGACTCCGTGGTCGTGTGGGCCACGCTCGACAAGAGCCTCGGTCGCGCCGCCATCAAGTCCTTCGTCGTCGAGAAGGGCACTCCGGGCATGCGGGTGGAGCGGCTCGAGCACAAGCTCGGCATCCGCGCCTCCGACACCGCGGTCATCATCTTCGAGGACTGCCGCGTGCCGGCCGAGAACCTCCTCGGCAGCCCCGAGATCGACGTCAAGCAGGGCTTCGCCGGCGCGATGGCGACCTTCGACAACACCCGGCCCCTGGTGGCGGCGATGGCGGTCGGCTGCGCCCGCGCCTCCCTCGACCTCACCCGGGAGCTCCTCGAGCGGGCCGGCGTCGAGATCGACTACGACCGCCCGGCGCTGTCGCAGGCGGCCGCGGCGGCGAAGTTCCTCCAGCTCGAGAGCGACTGGGAGGGCGCGCGTCTGCTCACCATGCAGGCGGCGTGGATGGCCGACAACCGCCAGCCCAACTCGCTCGAGGCCTCGATGGCGAAGGCGAAGGCCGGCCGGGTGGGCTCCGACGTCACCCTCAGCTGCATCGAGCTGTGCGGCACGCTCGGCTACTCCGAGGTCGAGCTGCTGGAGAAGTGGGGCCGCGACTCGAAGATCCTCGACATCTTCGAGGGCACCCAGCAGATCCAGCAGCTCATCGTCGCCCGCCGGGTGCTCGGCCTGAGCAGCGCCGAGCTCAAGTAGCACGAGAGCGGCCCAGCCTCCGCACGCACGAGCGGCCGGCACCCCCGCGGGGGCGCCGGCCGCTCGTCGTACGTCGTGAGGTGCCGTGGTGCGTCAGTCGCCGAAGCGCGGGTCGGCCGCCCGGGCCATCGTCTCGGCCTCGGACTGCAGCGCGGCCGCGGTGGCGGGGTCGAGCACCCCGCCCTGGTCGCCGCCCGCGCCGGGGCCGGTGCCGGCGCCCGGCTCGGCGCCCTCGGGCGTCGTCGAGGAGTAGACGACCTCGGCCTCGGGCTCCGGGGTCCGCTCCGGCGGCGGCGCCGGGACAGGCGTGGCCACCGAGCCGGGTGCGGTGCGCTCGGGCTCCGGGGTGGGCTCGGGGTCCGGGGCGGGCGGCTCGGGCTCGAAGGGCACGGGCTCGAAGGTCGGCTCGTCCACGGCGGCGTCGACCGCTGCCTCGGTGCCGGTCGAGCCGGCCCGCTCGGCCTCGGGAGCGCCGGGTGCCCGCGAGGTGCTGTCGGTGGAGGCGTCGGACCCGCCTCGCACGACGTGCACGAGCCCCGCGGCGGTGCCGCGGGCGAGCCCGACACCGTGCGCGACGGTCGCGACGGGGTGCGTCGCGGCGCTGAACGCCGTGGTGACGAGGCGCCGGGGGAGGGCGGTCAGGGTCGAGAGCGACATGGGTCGTCCTTCCGTTCGGTCAGTGGCCGGTCGGTACCCACGACGGCGGCGCCCACCCGTGCCGGCGACGTGAGCAGGACCTCAGGAGACGGCCCGGAAGGGGTCGTGCTCGGCGAGGATCCGCTCGACGCGCGCCTGGTCGAGGCGCTGCACCACGGTGGAGGCCTCCTGGGCGTCGCGCACGCACTTGGCGAGCGTGAAGGCCGAGGTGGTGAGGTAGAGGGTGCCGAGGCCGAGGAAGGCCCGGACCCAGGGGTCGACCGGCAGGTAGAGCACGGCGAAGACCATGGAGACGAGCGCCAGGCCGAACGAGATGGCGGCCTGGGCGTAGAAGGCGTTGGTGTTCTTGGCGGCAGTGGGGTTGTCCATGCCCCGAGCCTCCCGTGGCCGTGGCCGGGCCGGCACCGGTCGCCGTGCTCGACCTGCCTGAGCACGGGTGCTCAGGGCGACGTGGGGCGGCACACTCGGAGCCGTGACCACCGACCTGCCGACCGCCCTGTCCGACGAGGCACGCTCCGAGCACATCGTCACCGTGCTCGAGCAGGCCTTCGCGCCGCTGGTGGCGGCCGACCCCGCGGCCTTCCGCACGAAGTACCGCAAGATGGCGCGCGACCCGCACGCCTTCTACCGCGGGACCGCCTGCCTGTTCTTCGCCGACGTGACCGCCGCCCCGGACCCGTGGGCGCGCCACGGCGCCGACCGGATCTGGGTGCACGGCGACCTCCACGTCGAGAACTTCGGCACCTACCTGTCCTCCGACGGCCGGCTGGTCTTCGACGTCAACGACTTCGACGAGGCCTACCTCGGCCACTTCACCTGGGACGTCCAGCGCTTCGCCGCGTCGCTGGCGCTGACCTGCTGGCAGAAGGCGCTGCCCGAGGACGCCGTGCGCGCGCTGGTGGGCACCTACGTCGACGCCTACCTCGACCAGGTCGACCGCTACCGCGCCACCGACGACGACGAGGACTTCGGGCTGCGCCTCGACAACACGACCGGCCACGTGCAGGCGGCCCTCGCCGCGGCCCGGCTGCGCCGGCGCGGCGACGTGCTCGACCCGATGACCCGGCAGGAGGGCGACAGCCGGGTCTTCCGCGACGACGCGCCGCGGCGCCGCCTCGACGACGCCGAGCGCGAGCGGGTGCTGGAGGCGTTCGCGCACTACCTGACCACGATCCCGCCCGACAAGCGCATCGACCGCGACCTCTTCTACCAGGTCAGGGACGTCGTCGGCGTCTCCGGCTTCGGCATCGGCAGCGCCGGCCTCCCGGCGTACAACGTGCTGGTCGAGGGCCGCAGCGAGGCGCTCGACGACGACGTCGTCCTCAGCCTGAAGCAGGCCAACGTCCCGGCCGTGAGCCGTTTCGTCGACGCCGCGGGCATCGAGGGCTACTTCGAGCACGAGGGTCACCGCACGGTGGTCTCGCAGCGCGCGCTGCAGGTGCACACCGACCCGCTGCTGGGCCACACGGCCGTCGACGGCGTCGGCTACGTCGTCGCCGAGCTCTCGCCCTTCGAGGTGGACCTCGAGTGGCACGGGATCACCGAGCCCGACGACATCCGCGAGGTGGTGGTCAGCCTCGGCCGCGCGACCGCCAAGGTGCACTGCGCCAGCGACGAGGACAGCGACCAGGACCTCGTCGACATCCAGGTCGAGGACGCCGTCGCCGCCTCGGTCGAGGGCCGCCGCGAGGAGTTCCGCGCCTGGGTCACCGACTTCGCCGTCGAGTACGCCGCGCGGGTGCGGCGCGACCACACGCTCTTCGTCGAGGCCTTCCGCTCCGGACGGACGGGGATCTCCGCCACGCGGGCCTGATCGCGGACCGGGGCGTGACCTCCGGTGGTCTGGACCGTTGAGGGAGGCAACCCCTACTCGGAGGAGGACCCCCCATGCGCCGTCCCGCGCGCCTGTCCCTCGCCTGTGCCGCCGCCGCCGCGCTGCTCGCACCGGCCCTGCCCCTCGCCCTCGCCGGCTCGGCCACCGCCGAGCCCGCGGGTGCCCGCGTCCAGGACTTCCTGGCCGACCAGCTCGCCGACCTCGGTGCCGGCGAGGCCGTCGTGATGGTGCACGGCACCGACCTCGCCGCGGCCGAGGCCGCCGTGGACGCCGCCGGTCTCACGCGCGGCACCGCCTTCGAGCGGATCGGCGTCGTCGTGGCCCGCGGCACCGCAGCGGAGATCGAGGCCGCCCGCACCCAGCCGGGCGTCACCTACCTCGAGGGCAACCGGCCGATCACCTTCCAGCAGGAGACCTCGAACGTCGCCACCCGCGGCGCCGAGGCGGTCGCGACGCTGAAGGGCGCCGACGGCAGCGCCCTGGACGGCTCGGGCGTCAGCGTCGGCGTCATCGACTCCGGCATCGACCCGACCCACCCCTACTTCCGCGAGGCCGTCGGCTCCTCCGCCGTGGTCAGCAACCAGAAGGTGGTCTGCGACCTCTTCGAGATCGCCTGCACGGTCCAGGACGTCGGGCCGCTCGTCGACACCGACACCCTCGCCGCCGGCGGCCACGGCACGCACGTGTCC
Proteins encoded:
- a CDS encoding acyl-CoA dehydrogenase family protein; its protein translation is MSLTKSLRPGGKHGLSSSESRDPIGYAVAALNVLAQSELIDRLGLRRTAEQTVFTATRNGFKVAGAASRTFARKGATGQPGVRVRPADPAGTFDLTPTEDEQMLVDVVTELADEVLRPAASEADAACVAPDTVLKAGLEVGLPLLGVPEALGGISEERSAMAGALVAEALARGDMGLAVASLAPGSVATALSLWGTEQQQQTYLPAFTGDEVPAAALALSEPTVLADVLAPATTARREGGELVLDGLKSAVVRGAEAELFVVGALLDGAPVLVLVESSAAGLSVEADPAMGVRAASLTRLRLDGVRVPVDAVLGATDGTTYAECVRLSRLAWCALAVGTGQAVLDYVTPYVKTREAFGEPVAHRQSVAFMVANIAIELQAMRLLTYRAASRAAQGKDFAREVALARKACTDRGMQIGLDGVQLLGGHGFVKEHPVERWYRDLRAIGVMEGAVLV
- a CDS encoding acyl-CoA dehydrogenase family protein, which encodes MINLETPKKHRALVDQAHQVAMNMLRPISRKYDREEHAYPKELDMLAAMVDGLSDSGASEGAGAAGVKRDEKAADTGVRNGANLASVLSIAEMCWGDTGLLLSMPRQGLGNSAIASVADEEQQERFKGTWAAMAITEPGTGSDSANISTTARLDGDHYVINGEKIYVTSGDRADSVVVWATLDKSLGRAAIKSFVVEKGTPGMRVERLEHKLGIRASDTAVIIFEDCRVPAENLLGSPEIDVKQGFAGAMATFDNTRPLVAAMAVGCARASLDLTRELLERAGVEIDYDRPALSQAAAAAKFLQLESDWEGARLLTMQAAWMADNRQPNSLEASMAKAKAGRVGSDVTLSCIELCGTLGYSEVELLEKWGRDSKILDIFEGTQQIQQLIVARRVLGLSSAELK
- a CDS encoding YiaA/YiaB family inner membrane protein codes for the protein MDNPTAAKNTNAFYAQAAISFGLALVSMVFAVLYLPVDPWVRAFLGLGTLYLTTSAFTLAKCVRDAQEASTVVQRLDQARVERILAEHDPFRAVS
- a CDS encoding DUF2252 domain-containing protein, whose amino-acid sequence is MTTDLPTALSDEARSEHIVTVLEQAFAPLVAADPAAFRTKYRKMARDPHAFYRGTACLFFADVTAAPDPWARHGADRIWVHGDLHVENFGTYLSSDGRLVFDVNDFDEAYLGHFTWDVQRFAASLALTCWQKALPEDAVRALVGTYVDAYLDQVDRYRATDDDEDFGLRLDNTTGHVQAALAAARLRRRGDVLDPMTRQEGDSRVFRDDAPRRRLDDAERERVLEAFAHYLTTIPPDKRIDRDLFYQVRDVVGVSGFGIGSAGLPAYNVLVEGRSEALDDDVVLSLKQANVPAVSRFVDAAGIEGYFEHEGHRTVVSQRALQVHTDPLLGHTAVDGVGYVVAELSPFEVDLEWHGITEPDDIREVVVSLGRATAKVHCASDEDSDQDLVDIQVEDAVAASVEGRREEFRAWVTDFAVEYAARVRRDHTLFVEAFRSGRTGISATRA